A genomic window from Candidatus Methylacidiphilum fumarolicum includes:
- a CDS encoding cbb3-type cytochrome c oxidase subunit I, with product MKTTLIINSSVVQNPLSFEFCETDRKLILGMILVGFGSLALGVFLGLLQAFNYAGVGLYQFLPGLKSYYHGLTLHGVLNGFVFPFAASNGFLSLTTIRSLGLRMPSSLLLFSLLSLFLGTALSIYGILFGNSAVLYTFYVPMRAHWSFYLGIAFLVVSTWAISLAQLITLRKWKKNHPTDRIPLLAYASILTYIMWDISSIGATVEDLFFLLPWSLNLLPGSDATLTRTLFWFTGHPIVYFWLLPVYVSWYFCLPAQVGGKVFSDQMVRSVFVAFLILVPVGFHHQYSDPGIGLFYKWAAAVLTFGIAFPSLVTAFSVVYSLEIGGLSRGGKGIFGWVKRLPWKDPSVCAQILAGIAFLPGGMTGIMHASVNMDLLLHNTSFLPGHFHLTVGAAVALSLVGIAYWLVPYLLRKKLWGSSIARWQPWIYFVGVLVFSSGQMSGGVLGMPRRTALALIPYEPLPGWKIAGILTAVGGSLMFLSFLIFFLVMVMTIFFGQKEREPVDIPLGQVIHGPSLNGPQLIFDKISYWVLLCFALIAFLYGPFLITHLPPKFICLPFQGF from the coding sequence ATGAAAACAACGTTAATAATTAATTCTTCAGTTGTTCAAAATCCATTGTCTTTTGAGTTTTGTGAAACCGATCGAAAATTGATTCTAGGAATGATTCTTGTTGGATTTGGATCTTTAGCTCTAGGTGTATTTTTGGGGCTTCTTCAGGCTTTTAATTATGCAGGTGTGGGACTCTATCAATTCCTTCCTGGATTAAAAAGTTATTATCATGGGCTCACCTTACATGGAGTACTCAATGGTTTTGTTTTTCCATTCGCAGCTTCAAACGGTTTTCTATCTTTAACAACAATTCGCAGCTTAGGTTTAAGGATGCCATCCTCTCTCCTCCTTTTCAGTCTTTTGAGCCTATTTTTGGGAACTGCACTTTCAATTTACGGCATATTATTTGGAAATTCTGCAGTCCTCTACACTTTTTATGTTCCGATGAGAGCCCACTGGAGTTTTTATTTAGGGATTGCCTTTTTGGTTGTTAGTACATGGGCCATTTCTCTGGCACAGCTAATAACTTTAAGAAAGTGGAAAAAGAATCATCCAACGGACCGTATTCCGCTGCTTGCCTATGCTTCCATTCTTACCTATATCATGTGGGATATTTCTTCTATTGGAGCAACTGTTGAAGACCTCTTTTTTTTGCTCCCTTGGTCTTTAAACCTTCTTCCAGGATCGGATGCTACACTCACAAGGACTTTATTTTGGTTCACTGGACATCCTATTGTCTATTTTTGGCTTTTGCCTGTGTATGTTTCCTGGTATTTCTGCCTTCCAGCACAGGTGGGAGGAAAAGTATTTAGCGACCAGATGGTTCGCAGTGTGTTTGTAGCATTTTTAATCCTTGTGCCTGTTGGTTTTCATCATCAATATTCAGATCCTGGTATTGGGTTGTTTTATAAATGGGCAGCTGCAGTTTTGACTTTTGGGATTGCTTTTCCAAGCTTAGTCACAGCTTTTTCTGTTGTTTACAGCCTAGAAATTGGTGGCTTATCTCGAGGAGGAAAAGGAATTTTTGGATGGGTAAAACGGTTACCATGGAAAGATCCTTCGGTTTGTGCTCAAATTTTGGCGGGGATAGCTTTTCTTCCGGGCGGTATGACTGGGATCATGCATGCAAGCGTCAATATGGATCTCTTGTTGCATAATACTTCTTTTCTTCCGGGCCATTTCCACCTAACAGTAGGCGCGGCTGTGGCTCTCTCATTAGTTGGTATTGCTTATTGGCTTGTGCCTTATTTATTAAGAAAAAAACTTTGGGGTTCTTCCATTGCGCGATGGCAGCCATGGATCTACTTTGTTGGAGTTCTTGTTTTTTCATCGGGACAAATGAGCGGGGGAGTCCTTGGGATGCCCAGACGCACAGCTCTTGCACTCATCCCATATGAGCCACTTCCAGGATGGAAAATTGCAGGGATCTTAACAGCTGTAGGTGGAAGTCTTATGTTTTTGAGTTTTCTAATTTTTTTCCTTGTTATGGTTATGACTATTTTTTTTGGTCAAAAAGAAAGAGAACCAGTAGATATTCCTCTGGGACAAGTGATACATGGGCCATCCCTAAATGGTCCTCAACTAATTTTTGATAAGATCAGTTATTGGGTGCTGCTCTGTTTTGCTCTTATTGCTTTTCTTTATGGTCCATTTTTGATTACTCATCTCCCTCCTAAATTCATTTGTCTACCGTTCCAGGGATTTTAA